In Azotosporobacter soli, the genomic stretch TACTACCCGGATCTGCCGAAAAACTTTCAAACGTCGCAACAAGACCTGCCGATCGCATTGAAAGGCCATCTCGACATTGAAGTGAACGGCGTGAAGAAACGGATCGGCATTACGCGGATTCATATGGAAGAGGATGCCGGCAAGCTGGTGCACGCTGGCAACAGCATTACCGATTCCGATTATGCGTTGGTCGACTACAACCGGACCGGCGTGCCGCTACTCGAAATCGTGTCCGAGCCCGATCTGCGCTCGCCGGAAGAGGCGAAGGCCTATCTGGAAAAACTGAAATCAATTCTCGAATACATTGACGTATCGGACTGCAAAATGGAAGAAGGCAGCCTGCGCTGCGACGCCAACATTTCGCTGCGCCCGGTCGGCGCGAGCGAATTCGGCACAAAAGCCGAGCTGAAGAACGTGAACTCGTTCCGTTCGGTGCAGCGCGGTCTGGAATACGAAGAACTGCGGCAGGCCGAGCTGCTTGACGACGGCGGCAAGGTCATCCAGGAAACTCGTTCGTGGGACGAAGCGCGCGGCATTACCGTGTCGATGCGCAGCAAAGAGCAGGCGCACGATTACCGTTTCTTCCCGGAACCGGATCTGGTGCCGATCATGGTTGCGAAAGAATTCGTCGACAGCGTGCGCGACTCGCTGCCGGAACTGCCGGACGCGCGGCAAAAACGCCTGAGCGAACAGTGCGGCCTGTCCGAATACGACGCCGGCGTGATCACCGCTAGCCGTGCGATGGCCGACTATTTCGACGCGGTCGTCGCCGAAGGCGCGGATGCAAAAACCGCCGCTAATTGGCTGATGGGCGAAGTGTCGAAGCATCTGAACAACGAAAACGTTTCGGTTGCCGATTGTCCGGTCAAGCCGCTTGCGCTCGCGCACATGCTACAATTGATCGACAAAGGTACAATTTCTGGAAAAATTGCGAAGACCGTATTTGAAGAAATGTGGGCGAGCGGCAAAGATCCGGAAATGATCGTAAAAGAAAAAGGTCTGGTGCAAATCAGCGACGTCTCGGAAATCGTCGCGATCGTCGATGCGGTGATTGCGGCGAACCCGCAATCGGTCGAAGACTACAAAGCCGGCAAGCAAAAAGCGATCGGATTTCTGGTAGGTCAAATTATGAAGCAAACCAAAGGACGAGCAAATCCGGAAATGGTTAACAAATTGCTAGTCGAGAGACTGGGATAGATGAAGAGCTGTCTTAATGCAGGTAAACTAACTTGCTTAAGACAGCTTTTTTATTAGGGGATAAAGGAATTTTATCAACAAAGTAGAAGGAATAAAATAACAGAAGAACGGATTGAGTGTGCTTTGTAAATTGGGTATAGGGGAGTGAGGTCATGACCAACTATCCTGAACTGCCAGTCGAAAAACTTTGTTTTCATTGTGATGAAAGTCAGTTTGAATTTGAAACTACAGAAACAGTAGCGCCGCTTAATGTGATGATCGGTCAGAAACGTGCAGTGAAAGCCGTCGAATTTGGTTTGTTTACGAAGAACCAAGGTTATAATATCTTCATTTCAGGTTTGGTCGGAACTGGAAAGATGACCTATGCCAAAGCGGCAGTCAATCGAATCGCGACTAAAGAGAAAGCACCTGGTGACTGGTGTTATGTCAATAACTTCAAAAATCATGGGCAGCCGTTAGCGTTGCTGCTTCCAGTCGGTTCCGGTCATCTTTTTGCGCAGGATATGGAAGAGCTGATTGACGATATAAAGACTGATGTTGCGAAGATCTTCAGCAGTGATGATTATGATCATGCGAAAAACAATATCGTTAAAATCTTTCAAGAGCGACGGGCGATGATTATAGAAACGTTTAACGCAACAGCTACCGAGTTTGGCATTATGCCGCAATGGTCAACCACAGGCTTCATTGGTGTGCCGATGGTTGAGGGCAAGGGACTTACGCCGGAAGACTTTCAAGCCCTCGAGAAAGAAGAGCGCGATAAAATCGAAGACAATATGTTAGTCGTGCATGAAAAAGCGATGGAAGTCGTGCGTAAAATGCAGGAACTGGAAAGAGAGCTGCGTGAGGAAATCCGTAAACTTGATGCAAAAGTAGGCTTGTTTGCTGCAGGTAATCTGATTGATGAAATAAAGGAAAAATATCAGGATTATTTGCCAGTAGTGGAATACTTAGAGGCTGTCAAAGAAGACGTCGTCAAAAACATCAATGATTTTAAGACGCCGGCGACGGAAGAAGATCAAGCCAATCCACTTGCGATGTTTAAAAAAAGTGGTCATGACAACTTAAAAGAAAAATACAAGGTAAATCTGTTGGTCGACAATCGGGAGTTAGCGGGTGCTCCAGTTGTTGTTGAATCGAATCCGACTTATTATAACTTGGTTGGTCGGGTGGAATACGAAACACGGATGGGCATGGTGAGTACCGATTTCACGATGATTAAGGCTGGAGCCATCCATAAAGCCAATGGCGGTTATCTGATTCTGAATGCAAAGGATGTGCTTTCGAATATCGGCGCATGGGAAGCTCTAAAACGTGTGCTGAAAACACGCAAATTGTTCG encodes the following:
- the gatB gene encoding Asp-tRNA(Asn)/Glu-tRNA(Gln) amidotransferase subunit GatB; translated protein: MAYETVIGLEVHTELKTHSKIFCGCSTQFGSEQNTNVCPVCLGLPGVLPVVNEKVIEYAVRAGLALNCEILPFSKFDRKNYYYPDLPKNFQTSQQDLPIALKGHLDIEVNGVKKRIGITRIHMEEDAGKLVHAGNSITDSDYALVDYNRTGVPLLEIVSEPDLRSPEEAKAYLEKLKSILEYIDVSDCKMEEGSLRCDANISLRPVGASEFGTKAELKNVNSFRSVQRGLEYEELRQAELLDDGGKVIQETRSWDEARGITVSMRSKEQAHDYRFFPEPDLVPIMVAKEFVDSVRDSLPELPDARQKRLSEQCGLSEYDAGVITASRAMADYFDAVVAEGADAKTAANWLMGEVSKHLNNENVSVADCPVKPLALAHMLQLIDKGTISGKIAKTVFEEMWASGKDPEMIVKEKGLVQISDVSEIVAIVDAVIAANPQSVEDYKAGKQKAIGFLVGQIMKQTKGRANPEMVNKLLVERLG